In a genomic window of Urocitellus parryii isolate mUroPar1 chromosome 11, mUroPar1.hap1, whole genome shotgun sequence:
- the LOC113175854 gene encoding late cornified envelope protein 3C-like: MSFQQNQQQCQPPPKCPSPKCPSPKCPSKSPAQCLPVASGCTVSSGGCAGPSSEGGCFLSPHSHHRSHRCRRQSSDSCHGGSGQKFGVSGSGHKYGGC, encoded by the coding sequence ATGTCCTTCCAGCAGAACCAGCAGCAGTGCCAGCCCCCTCCCAAGTGCCCCTCACCCAAGTGCCCCTCACCCAAGTGCCCTTCCAagagcccagcacagtgcctgcctGTGGCCTCTGGCTGCACTGTGAGCTCAGGAGGGTGTGCTGGCCCCAGCTCCGAGGGCGGCTGCTTCCTGAGCCCCCACAGCCACCACAGGTCCCACCGATGCCGTCGCCAGAGCTCGGACTCCTGCCATGGCGGCAGCGGTCAGAAGTTTGGAGTCTCCGGCAGTGGCCACAAATATGGGGGCTGCTAA
- the LOC113175853 gene encoding late cornified envelope protein 3D-like encodes MSFQQNQQQCQPPPKCPSPKCPPKSPAQCLPAASGCAASSGGCAGPSSEGSCFLSHHSHHRSHRCRRQSSDSCDGGRGQQSGGPGCGHSSGGCC; translated from the coding sequence ATGTCCTTCCAGCAGAACCAGCAGCAGTGCCAGCCCCCTCCCAAGTGCCCCTCACCCAAGTGCCCCCCCAagagcccagcacagtgcctgccaGCGGCCTCTGGCTGCGCTGCGAGCTCCGGGGGCTGCGCTGGCCCCAGCTCTGAGGGCAGCTGCTTCCTGAGCCACCACAGCCACCACAGGTCCCACCGATGCCGTCGCCAGAGCTCCGACTCCTGTGATGGTGGCCGCGGTCAGCAGTCTGGGGGCCCTGGCTGTGGCCACAGCTCTGGGGGCTGCTGCTGA
- the LOC144249415 gene encoding late cornified envelope protein 3D-like: MSFQQNQQQCQPPPKCPSPKCPPKSPAQCLPAASGCASSSGGCAGPSSEGGCFLSHHSHHRSHRCRRQSSNSCDGGRGQQSGGPGCGHSSGGCC, from the coding sequence ATGTCCTTCCAGCAGAACCAGCAGCAGTGCCAGCCTCCTCCCAAGTGCCCCTCACCCAAGTGCCCCCCCAAGAGCCCAGCACAGTGTCTGCCTGCGGCCTCTGGCTGCGCTTCAAGCTCCGGGGGCTGTGCTGGCCCCAGCTCCGAGGGCGGCTGCTTCCTGAGCCACCACAGCCACCACAGGTCCCACCGATGCCGTCGCCAGAGCTCCAACTCCTGTGATGGTGGCCGCGGTCAGCAGTCTGGGGGCCCTGGCTGTGGCCACAGCTCTGGGGGCTGCTGCTGA